The Streptomyces sp. NBC_00670 genome window below encodes:
- a CDS encoding cation-translocating P-type ATPase translates to MTDIDAGAELDPVHPVPLPVRERGLTAEEVAARVERGQVNDVPVRSSRTLGEIVRANVFTRFNAIIGLLWLIMLFVAPVQDSLFGYVILANTGIGIIQEWRAKKTLDSLAVIGEARPAVRRDGRTTEVATSGIVLDDVLEIGPGDRIVVDGVCVEADGLEIDESLLTGEADPVVKQPGDAVMSGSFVVAGGGAFRATKVGREAYAAQLAEEASRFTLVHSELRTGISTILKYVTWMMVPTALGLVVSQLVVKDHGFKDSVARTVGGIVPMVPEGLVLLTSVAFAIGVIRLGRKQVLVQELPAIEGLARVDTVCLDKTGTLTEGGMDVTELRPLQGADETYLRTVLGALGAADPRPNASLQAIIDAYPGSEDWRRTDALPFSSARKYSGASFEEPGGGSGTWLLGAPDVLLDPDDPALAETVRLNEQGLRVLLLARTARPLDDPAVASGVRPAALVVLEQRLRPDAADTLRYFARQDVHAKVISGDNAVSVGAVAGKLGITGEALDARELPDDRAGMAKALDGATVFGRVTPRQKRDMVGALQSDGHTVAMTGDGVNDVLALKDADIGVSMGSGSEATRAVAQIVLLDNSFATLPSVVAEGRRVIGNITRVATLFLVKTVYSVLLAVLVVCAQVEYPFLPRHLTLLSTLTIGVPAFFLALAPNTERARPHFVRRVMRYAIPAGTVAAVATFVTYLLARHHYSGPGSLEAETSAATLTLFLISLWVLAIVARPYTWWRVVLVAAMGAAFLVVLVVPWLQEFFALRLVGLEMPWLAVGIAALASAVLELGWRRVDRAGPPRDPGEGRRGGVAARLLAGRQSLTSRRRSRPRS, encoded by the coding sequence ATGACCGATATCGACGCGGGCGCCGAACTCGACCCCGTGCACCCCGTGCCGCTGCCCGTGCGCGAGCGCGGGCTGACGGCCGAGGAGGTCGCGGCCCGCGTCGAACGCGGGCAGGTCAACGACGTTCCCGTGCGTAGCAGCCGCACGCTCGGCGAGATCGTCCGGGCCAATGTCTTCACCCGGTTCAACGCGATCATCGGGCTGCTCTGGCTGATCATGCTGTTCGTCGCGCCCGTGCAGGACAGCCTGTTCGGGTACGTCATCCTCGCCAACACCGGCATCGGGATCATCCAGGAGTGGCGGGCCAAGAAGACCCTGGACTCGCTCGCGGTGATCGGCGAGGCCCGGCCCGCCGTGCGCCGGGACGGGCGGACCACCGAGGTCGCCACCTCGGGGATCGTGCTGGACGACGTCCTGGAGATCGGCCCCGGCGACAGAATCGTCGTCGACGGCGTGTGCGTCGAGGCCGACGGTCTGGAGATCGACGAGTCACTGCTGACCGGCGAGGCCGACCCCGTCGTCAAGCAGCCCGGCGACGCGGTGATGTCGGGCAGCTTCGTGGTCGCGGGCGGGGGCGCGTTCCGGGCGACGAAGGTCGGCCGCGAGGCGTACGCCGCCCAGCTCGCCGAGGAGGCCTCGCGGTTCACGCTGGTCCACTCCGAGCTGCGCACCGGCATCTCGACCATCCTCAAGTACGTGACCTGGATGATGGTGCCGACCGCGCTCGGCCTGGTCGTCAGCCAGCTGGTGGTCAAGGACCACGGGTTCAAGGACTCCGTCGCCCGCACGGTCGGCGGGATCGTGCCGATGGTCCCCGAGGGGCTGGTGCTGCTCACCTCCGTCGCCTTCGCGATCGGCGTGATCCGGCTGGGCCGCAAGCAGGTGCTCGTGCAGGAGCTGCCCGCGATCGAGGGGCTGGCCCGCGTCGACACCGTCTGCCTGGACAAGACCGGCACCCTCACCGAGGGCGGCATGGACGTCACCGAGCTGCGGCCGCTCCAGGGTGCCGACGAGACGTATCTGCGCACGGTGCTCGGCGCGCTCGGCGCCGCCGATCCGCGCCCCAACGCCTCCCTCCAGGCGATCATCGACGCCTACCCCGGCAGCGAGGACTGGCGCCGCACCGACGCGCTGCCCTTCTCCTCCGCCCGCAAGTACAGCGGCGCCTCCTTCGAGGAGCCGGGCGGCGGCTCCGGCACGTGGCTGCTGGGCGCCCCCGACGTGCTGCTCGACCCCGACGACCCGGCGCTCGCCGAGACCGTCCGGCTCAACGAACAGGGGCTGCGGGTCCTGCTGCTGGCCCGCACCGCCCGCCCGCTCGACGACCCGGCGGTGGCGTCGGGCGTACGGCCGGCCGCGCTCGTCGTCCTGGAGCAGCGGCTGCGCCCGGACGCCGCCGACACCCTGCGCTACTTCGCCCGGCAGGACGTGCACGCCAAGGTGATCTCCGGCGACAACGCGGTCTCGGTGGGCGCGGTGGCCGGAAAGCTCGGCATCACCGGCGAGGCCCTGGACGCCCGCGAACTGCCCGACGACCGGGCCGGGATGGCGAAGGCGCTGGACGGCGCCACGGTCTTCGGGCGGGTCACCCCGCGGCAGAAACGGGACATGGTCGGCGCGCTCCAGTCCGACGGGCACACGGTGGCGATGACCGGCGACGGCGTCAACGACGTGCTCGCGCTCAAGGACGCCGACATCGGCGTCTCGATGGGGTCGGGCTCGGAGGCCACCCGGGCGGTCGCGCAGATCGTGCTGCTCGACAACAGCTTCGCCACCCTGCCGTCGGTGGTCGCCGAGGGCCGCCGGGTCATCGGCAACATCACCCGCGTCGCCACGCTGTTCCTGGTCAAGACGGTCTACTCGGTGCTGCTCGCGGTGCTGGTGGTGTGCGCGCAGGTGGAGTACCCGTTCCTGCCCCGGCATCTGACGCTGCTGTCCACGCTCACGATCGGCGTCCCGGCGTTCTTCCTCGCCCTCGCGCCCAACACGGAACGGGCCAGACCGCACTTCGTCCGGCGGGTGATGCGGTACGCGATCCCGGCGGGGACCGTGGCCGCCGTCGCCACCTTCGTGACGTATCTGCTCGCCCGCCACCACTACAGCGGGCCCGGCTCGCTGGAGGCGGAGACCAGCGCGGCGACGCTCACGCTGTTCCTCATCTCGCTGTGGGTACTGGCGATCGTCGCCCGCCCCTACACCTGGTGGCGCGTGGTGCTGGTGGCGGCGATGGGGGCCGCGTTCCTGGTGGTGCTCGTGGTGCCGTGGTTGCAGGAGTTCTTCGCGCTGCGGCTGGTCGGCCTGGAGATGCCGTGGCTGGCGGTCGGCATCGCGGCGCTCGCCTCGGCGGTACTGGAGCTGGGCTGGCGCCGGGTGGACCGGGCGGGACCCCCGCGCGATCCCGGGGAGGGAAGGCGCGGGGGCGTGGCGGCACGGCTGCTCGCCGGCCGCCAGTCGCTTACTTCACGTCGACGAAGTCGCCCGAGGAGTTGA
- a CDS encoding WD40 repeat domain-containing protein yields the protein MRRPFALLAGALLVGALAAPVASAAPSSDGDAGFTIKDPRITESSGLAASHRHKGVYWTHNDSDDGPYLYAVDSATGRTLARITLSGIGTPRDVEAISIGPDDQIYVGDIGDNLGGSWPYVWIYKLPEPKKLVDQTVRATQYVVKYSDGARDAESMVVDPKSGRVYIVDKNEDGGHLYEGPERLSTSGSNVFKPVATVDLWATDAALSPDGEQLAVRGYFGGVLYDWEGGGRIKRAGRLNVPLQGQGESVTYSADGTKLMYGSEGKDSPVKAEDAPGQGSSSSSSGSSGGGSGKASGDDDGPVSGGNLKVGAGAVLVLAAGFLGLRRLRRRR from the coding sequence ATGCGCCGACCGTTCGCCCTCCTCGCCGGGGCCCTGCTCGTGGGTGCCCTCGCCGCGCCCGTCGCCTCCGCGGCACCGTCCTCGGACGGTGACGCGGGCTTCACGATCAAGGACCCGCGCATCACCGAGTCCAGCGGTCTCGCCGCCTCCCACCGGCACAAGGGCGTCTACTGGACGCACAACGACAGCGACGACGGCCCGTACCTCTACGCCGTCGACAGCGCGACCGGCAGGACCCTCGCCCGGATCACCCTCAGCGGCATCGGCACCCCGCGCGACGTCGAGGCCATCTCGATCGGCCCCGACGACCAGATCTACGTCGGCGACATCGGCGACAACCTCGGCGGCAGCTGGCCGTACGTCTGGATCTACAAGCTGCCCGAGCCGAAGAAGCTCGTGGACCAGACCGTGCGGGCCACGCAGTACGTCGTGAAGTACTCCGACGGGGCGCGGGACGCGGAGTCGATGGTGGTGGACCCCAAGTCCGGGCGCGTCTACATCGTCGACAAGAACGAGGACGGCGGCCATCTGTACGAGGGCCCGGAGCGGCTGTCGACCTCCGGCAGCAACGTCTTCAAGCCGGTGGCGACCGTCGACCTGTGGGCCACCGACGCGGCCCTCTCCCCGGACGGCGAGCAGCTCGCCGTACGCGGCTACTTCGGCGGCGTCCTCTACGACTGGGAGGGGGGCGGGAGGATCAAGCGCGCCGGCCGGCTCAACGTGCCGCTCCAGGGCCAGGGCGAGTCGGTCACGTACAGCGCCGACGGGACGAAGCTGATGTACGGCTCGGAGGGCAAGGACAGCCCGGTCAAGGCGGAGGACGCGCCGGGGCAGGGGTCCTCGTCCTCGTCGTCGGGATCGTCCGGCGGCGGGAGCGGGAAGGCGTCGGGGGACGACGACGGGCCGGTGAGCGGCGGGAACCTGAAGGTCGGCGCGGGCGCGGTGCTCGTCCTGGCGGCCGGCTTCCTCGGGCTGCGGAGGCTGCGCCGGCGGCGGTGA
- a CDS encoding DUF2530 domain-containing protein yields the protein MAKWTPQHEAPEPLEGPVVATITGGTIIWFVLFLVQLPFYGWFDDHGHTWWVWTCLAGGGLGLIGVWYVRGRDAAIKREAARRENDTAATD from the coding sequence ATGGCGAAGTGGACTCCCCAGCACGAGGCGCCCGAGCCCCTGGAGGGGCCCGTGGTCGCCACCATCACCGGCGGCACGATCATCTGGTTCGTCCTCTTCCTGGTGCAGCTGCCGTTCTACGGCTGGTTCGACGACCACGGGCACACCTGGTGGGTGTGGACGTGCCTGGCCGGGGGCGGCCTCGGGCTGATCGGCGTCTGGTACGTGCGCGGACGGGACGCCGCCATCAAGAGGGAGGCCGCCCGCCGGGAGAACGACACCGCCGCCACCGACTGA
- a CDS encoding SGNH/GDSL hydrolase family protein has product MLRFMPVGDSMTIGSAGEHTWRYRLWQHLRDTYGRPFALVGPRETLYDKALDAPVSYEYADPDFPRAHLAGWGEGWQHLAPLIGDAVRESRADVLLVSLGLIDLGFYTNAEQTAENMRRFVAGAREARPRVRMVLLPVIPNVRATNDAFFAAEVTRFNELLAKAVADLDEPASPLLLASVPESYDIDLDTYDGTHPNASGEHKLAAAFAGAMHQGWGWGGEYEG; this is encoded by the coding sequence ATGCTCAGGTTCATGCCCGTAGGCGACTCCATGACCATCGGCAGCGCGGGCGAACACACCTGGCGCTACCGGCTGTGGCAGCACCTGCGCGACACCTACGGCCGTCCGTTCGCGCTGGTCGGACCGCGCGAGACGCTGTACGACAAGGCGCTGGACGCCCCCGTGTCCTACGAGTACGCCGACCCAGACTTCCCCCGCGCCCATCTGGCCGGCTGGGGCGAGGGCTGGCAGCACCTGGCCCCGCTGATCGGGGACGCGGTGCGCGAGAGCCGCGCGGACGTGCTGCTCGTCTCCCTCGGCCTGATCGACCTGGGCTTCTACACCAACGCCGAGCAGACGGCGGAGAACATGCGGCGGTTCGTGGCCGGGGCGCGGGAGGCCCGGCCCCGGGTGCGGATGGTGCTGCTGCCGGTGATACCCAACGTCCGCGCCACGAACGACGCGTTCTTCGCGGCGGAGGTCACCCGCTTCAACGAACTGCTCGCGAAGGCGGTCGCCGACCTCGACGAGCCCGCCTCCCCCCTCCTCCTCGCCTCCGTTCCCGAGTCCTACGACATCGACCTCGACACCTACGACGGCACGCACCCCAACGCATCCGGCGAGCACAAACTGGCGGCGGCCTTCGCGGGGGCGATGCATCAGGGGTGGGGGTGGGGTGGGGAGTACGAGGGGTGA
- a CDS encoding Uma2 family endonuclease has product MTVIEDRIMMAESDNTTRLDEWFERLERMPVPEGFRVEIVGGNVHMTPQRDVHWETIREILWALEDHFGRRRARVLSDVRIDFPGHENGFCPDVAKLREGAAKDDEGRWRYGDVEFVAEVISKGTARNDYGPKKAAYAQAGVGVYLIADPYQGRCHVYTEPKNGDYTCELRVDYGGDVDMTTTPLGLLLKTDNFPRD; this is encoded by the coding sequence GTGACCGTCATTGAGGACAGGATCATGATGGCCGAGAGCGACAACACCACGCGCCTGGACGAATGGTTCGAGCGCCTGGAGCGTATGCCCGTCCCCGAAGGATTCAGGGTCGAGATCGTCGGGGGCAATGTCCACATGACACCGCAGCGGGACGTCCACTGGGAAACCATTCGGGAGATCCTCTGGGCACTCGAGGATCACTTCGGAAGGCGGCGTGCGCGAGTCCTCTCGGACGTCCGCATCGACTTCCCCGGCCACGAGAACGGCTTCTGCCCCGATGTGGCCAAGCTGCGCGAGGGCGCGGCGAAGGACGACGAGGGCCGCTGGCGGTACGGAGACGTGGAGTTCGTCGCCGAGGTCATCTCCAAGGGGACGGCCCGGAACGACTACGGCCCCAAGAAGGCCGCGTACGCACAGGCCGGGGTGGGCGTGTATCTGATCGCCGATCCCTATCAGGGACGGTGCCACGTCTACACGGAGCCGAAGAACGGTGACTACACCTGCGAGCTGCGTGTCGACTACGGAGGCGACGTCGACATGACCACCACCCCCCTCGGTCTCCTCCTGAAGACCGACAACTTCCCCCGCGACTGA
- the thpR gene encoding RNA 2',3'-cyclic phosphodiesterase, translating into MRLFAAVLPPEEAVEELAARAAGLRGLPGAEALRWTERAGWHFTLAFYGEVGEEAVPELSGRLARAAGRTVPFRLALRGAGRFGDRVLWVGVSGDVGVLRVLAGRAEAAGRKAGLPVEVGRRYRPHVTLARGGRRGVDLRPYVAALEGFEGRDWEVRHVHLVRSRLPASGVPGERPRYESLTRWPLTG; encoded by the coding sequence ATGAGACTGTTCGCCGCGGTGCTGCCGCCGGAGGAGGCGGTCGAGGAGCTGGCCGCGCGGGCGGCGGGGCTGCGGGGACTGCCCGGTGCGGAGGCGCTGCGCTGGACCGAGCGGGCGGGGTGGCACTTCACGCTGGCGTTCTACGGGGAGGTCGGCGAGGAGGCCGTGCCGGAGCTGTCCGGCCGGCTGGCCCGGGCGGCCGGGCGGACCGTGCCGTTCCGGCTCGCCCTGCGGGGGGCCGGGCGCTTCGGTGACCGGGTGCTGTGGGTGGGGGTTTCGGGAGATGTGGGGGTGCTGCGGGTGTTGGCGGGGAGGGCCGAGGCCGCGGGGCGGAAGGCGGGACTGCCGGTGGAAGTGGGCCGGCGGTACCGGCCGCATGTGACGTTGGCGCGGGGTGGGCGGCGGGGAGTGGATCTTCGGCCGTACGTGGCGGCGTTGGAGGGGTTCGAGGGCCGGGACTGGGAGGTGCGGCACGTGCACCTCGTCCGTAGCCGGCTCCCCGCCTCCGGCGTCCCGGGCGAACGCCCGCGGTACGAGTCGCTCACGCGGTGGCCTTTGACGGGGTGA
- a CDS encoding aldo/keto reductase codes for MEYTQLGRTGLKVARLVLGTMNFGPQTGEADSHAIMDAALDAGINLFDTANVYGWGENKGRTETIIGNWFAKGGDRRDKVVLATKVYGDMTLDGSPVWPNHDKLSAVNIRRAVEASLKRLQTDHIDLYQFHHVDRDTPFDEIWQAMDVLVQQGKVLYVGSSNFAGYKIAQANETAARRGSYGLVSEQCLYNLAERRAEMEVIPAARDYGLGVIPWSPLHGGLLGGVLKKQAEGGRRASGRAADTLADPAGRARIQAYEDLLDKHGLEPGEVALAWLLTRPGVTGPIVGPRTGEQLESAVRAVELELSEELLASLDEIFPGPGPSPEAFAW; via the coding sequence ATGGAGTACACGCAGCTCGGACGCACGGGACTCAAGGTCGCACGGCTGGTCCTCGGGACCATGAACTTCGGTCCGCAGACCGGTGAGGCCGACAGTCACGCCATCATGGACGCGGCGCTGGACGCCGGTATCAACCTCTTCGACACCGCCAACGTCTACGGCTGGGGCGAGAACAAGGGCCGGACCGAGACGATCATCGGCAACTGGTTCGCCAAGGGCGGCGACCGGCGCGACAAGGTCGTCCTCGCCACCAAGGTGTACGGCGACATGACGCTCGACGGCAGCCCCGTCTGGCCCAACCACGACAAGCTCTCCGCGGTCAACATCCGCCGTGCCGTGGAGGCCTCCCTGAAGCGGTTGCAGACCGACCACATCGACCTCTACCAGTTCCACCACGTCGACCGGGACACCCCGTTCGACGAGATCTGGCAGGCGATGGACGTCCTGGTCCAGCAGGGCAAGGTCCTCTACGTCGGCTCCAGCAACTTCGCCGGCTACAAGATCGCGCAGGCCAACGAGACCGCCGCACGGCGCGGGTCGTACGGGCTGGTCAGCGAGCAGTGCCTGTACAACCTCGCCGAGCGGCGGGCCGAGATGGAGGTCATCCCGGCCGCGCGGGACTACGGGCTCGGCGTCATCCCCTGGTCGCCGCTGCACGGCGGGCTGCTGGGCGGGGTGCTGAAGAAGCAGGCGGAGGGCGGGCGCCGGGCGTCCGGCCGGGCCGCCGACACCCTCGCCGATCCGGCCGGCCGGGCGCGGATCCAGGCGTACGAGGACCTGCTCGACAAGCACGGCCTGGAGCCGGGCGAGGTGGCGCTGGCGTGGCTGCTGACGCGGCCGGGGGTGACGGGGCCGATCGTCGGGCCGCGCACGGGGGAGCAGCTGGAGTCCGCGGTGCGGGCGGTGGAGCTGGAGCTGAGCGAGGAGCTGCTGGCGTCCCTGGACGAAATCTTCCCGGGCCCGGGCCCGTCCCCGGAGGCGTTCGCCTGGTAG
- a CDS encoding MarR family winged helix-turn-helix transcriptional regulator, with protein sequence MPDLTHGDDAAAVNALRSAVMRLSRRLKHQRVDESLSPTEMSVLGTLANCGSATPGELARKEHVQPPSMTRIVALLETKGLVSLEPHPEDRRQKVVRQTEQATVMLEESRRRRNAFLARLVEQLDEDEWARLSAAAPVLEKLAHL encoded by the coding sequence ATGCCTGACCTGACCCATGGCGACGATGCCGCCGCCGTGAACGCCCTGCGCTCCGCCGTGATGCGCCTGTCGCGCCGACTCAAGCACCAACGGGTCGACGAGTCGCTGAGCCCCACCGAGATGTCGGTGCTCGGCACCCTCGCCAACTGCGGTTCGGCCACCCCCGGTGAGCTGGCCCGCAAGGAGCACGTCCAGCCGCCGTCGATGACCCGCATCGTCGCGCTGCTCGAGACCAAGGGCCTGGTGAGCCTGGAGCCGCACCCCGAGGACCGCCGGCAGAAGGTCGTCAGGCAGACCGAGCAGGCCACCGTCATGCTCGAGGAGAGCCGGCGCCGGCGGAACGCGTTCCTGGCCCGCCTCGTCGAGCAGCTCGACGAGGATGAGTGGGCGAGGCTCAGCGCGGCGGCCCCGGTCCTGGAGAAGCTCGCGCACCTCTGA
- a CDS encoding MFS transporter gives MSSGPGADSAPAPATPDPTPPTPRTPAEPRRTSMFSSLRIRNYRLFFIGQVVSNTGTWMQRIAQDWLVLSLTGSSTAVGVTSALQFLPMLLFGLYGGVLVDRLPKRPTLLLTQSAMGLAGLALAVLTLSGHVQVWHVYVAAFAVGLATVLDNPARQTFVPEMVGPGQLQNAISLNSANFQSARLVGPAVAGVLITGVGTGWAFLLNGVSFLAPIAGLLLMRSRELHEIRRAPRGKGQLREGLRYVAVRPELVWSIVLVGFIGTFGFNFPVWLSAYADDVFHAGAGAYSLFNTLMAVGSLIGALLAARRGTARLRVLIAAALGFGVLEVVAAVAPGLWLFALLMVPIGIFGMTVNVTANTSVQMSTDPEMRGRVMALFMMVFMGGTPLGAPLVGWVTDAFGPRVGFAAGGAVSLAAAAVVGAMLLRVGNQRVRLTWRGGPRVRLSPRGAGAREEVALSS, from the coding sequence TTGAGTTCGGGACCCGGAGCAGACTCCGCCCCCGCACCAGCCACCCCCGACCCCACCCCGCCCACACCGCGCACCCCCGCCGAGCCCCGCAGGACGTCCATGTTCAGCTCGCTGCGGATCCGCAACTACCGCCTGTTCTTCATCGGCCAGGTCGTCTCCAACACCGGCACCTGGATGCAGCGCATCGCCCAGGACTGGCTGGTACTGAGCCTCACCGGCTCCTCCACCGCCGTCGGCGTCACCTCGGCGCTGCAGTTCCTGCCGATGCTGCTGTTCGGCCTGTACGGCGGTGTCCTCGTCGACCGGCTGCCCAAGCGGCCCACGCTGCTGCTGACCCAGTCCGCGATGGGCCTGGCCGGCCTGGCCCTGGCCGTCCTCACGCTCTCCGGCCACGTCCAGGTGTGGCACGTGTACGTGGCCGCCTTCGCCGTCGGACTCGCCACGGTCCTGGACAACCCGGCCCGGCAGACCTTCGTGCCGGAGATGGTCGGCCCCGGCCAGCTCCAGAACGCCATCAGCCTCAACTCGGCCAACTTCCAGTCCGCCCGGCTGGTCGGCCCGGCCGTCGCCGGTGTGCTGATCACCGGGGTCGGCACCGGCTGGGCGTTCCTGCTCAACGGCGTCTCCTTCCTCGCCCCGATCGCCGGGCTGCTCCTCATGCGCTCCCGCGAGCTGCACGAGATCCGGCGCGCGCCGCGCGGCAAGGGCCAGCTCCGCGAGGGGCTGCGGTATGTCGCCGTACGGCCCGAGCTGGTCTGGTCCATCGTGCTGGTCGGCTTCATCGGCACGTTCGGCTTCAACTTCCCGGTCTGGCTCTCCGCCTACGCCGACGACGTCTTCCACGCGGGCGCCGGCGCGTACAGCCTCTTCAACACGCTGATGGCGGTCGGCTCGCTGATCGGCGCGCTGCTCGCGGCCCGGCGCGGTACGGCCCGGCTGCGGGTGCTGATCGCGGCGGCCCTCGGCTTCGGCGTGCTGGAGGTCGTGGCCGCCGTGGCGCCCGGGCTGTGGCTGTTCGCCCTCCTCATGGTGCCGATCGGCATCTTCGGCATGACGGTGAACGTCACCGCGAACACGTCCGTGCAGATGTCCACGGATCCCGAGATGCGGGGCCGGGTGATGGCCCTGTTCATGATGGTCTTCATGGGCGGTACGCCGCTGGGGGCGCCGCTCGTCGGCTGGGTCACCGACGCGTTCGGCCCGCGCGTCGGCTTCGCGGCCGGCGGTGCCGTCTCGCTGGCGGCGGCGGCCGTGGTGGGCGCGATGCTGCTCCGGGTGGGCAACCAGCGGGTGCGGCTGACCTGGCGGGGCGGGCCGCGGGTGCGGCTCTCCCCGCGGGGCGCGGGGGCCCGGGAAGAGGTGGCGCTGTCGTCATGA
- a CDS encoding NCS2 family permease: MSTSAPAKVPAPGQPGGRSATGPLDRYFRISERGSTLPREIRGGFATFFAMAYIIVLNPIILSGAKDMYGHQLDYGQLVTATAVTAAFTTLLMGVIGNVPIALAAGLGVNTVVALQLAPRMSWPDAMGMVVLAGFVVMLLVATGLRERVMNAVPLGLRKGISIGIGLFIMIIGLVDSGFVSRIPDVAGTTVPLQLGADGHLNGWPVLIFVLGTLLTLALMVRKVPGAILISIVTMTVLALIINAAAKIPSWGLTTPKWPGNPVATPDFGLLGKVSLFGGFDKVGVLTGILFVFTVLLSCFFDAMGTIMGIGDEAKLTDAEGQMPGINKVLFVDGIAVAAGGASSSSATTCFVESTAGVGEGARTGFANVVTGLLFAAALFLTPVATMVPSQAATPALIAVGFLILSHSIKDIDWADYTIAIPAFVTMLMMPFTYSITNGIGMGFLTFVVLRLAAGRAREVPVALYVVAAVFGFYYLMPALGLT, encoded by the coding sequence ATGTCCACCTCGGCTCCCGCCAAGGTCCCCGCCCCCGGGCAGCCGGGCGGCCGTTCCGCCACCGGCCCCCTCGACCGCTACTTCAGGATCTCCGAGCGCGGCAGCACCCTGCCCCGCGAGATCCGCGGCGGCTTCGCCACCTTCTTCGCGATGGCGTACATCATCGTGCTGAACCCGATCATCCTGAGCGGCGCGAAGGACATGTACGGGCACCAGCTGGACTACGGCCAGCTGGTCACCGCCACCGCCGTCACCGCCGCCTTCACCACGCTGCTCATGGGCGTCATCGGCAACGTCCCGATCGCGCTGGCGGCCGGTCTCGGCGTCAACACGGTCGTCGCCCTCCAGCTCGCCCCGCGCATGTCCTGGCCGGACGCGATGGGCATGGTGGTGCTGGCCGGTTTCGTGGTGATGCTGCTGGTCGCCACGGGGCTGCGGGAACGCGTGATGAACGCCGTGCCGCTGGGGCTGCGCAAGGGCATCTCGATCGGCATCGGCCTGTTCATCATGATCATCGGCCTGGTCGACTCCGGCTTCGTCAGCCGCATCCCGGACGTGGCGGGGACCACCGTCCCGCTCCAGCTCGGCGCGGACGGCCACCTCAACGGCTGGCCGGTGCTGATCTTCGTCCTCGGCACGCTGCTCACCCTCGCGCTGATGGTGCGCAAGGTGCCGGGCGCGATCCTGATCTCGATCGTCACGATGACGGTCCTCGCCCTGATCATCAACGCCGCGGCCAAGATCCCCTCCTGGGGTCTGACCACCCCGAAGTGGCCCGGCAACCCGGTCGCCACCCCCGACTTCGGGCTGCTCGGCAAGGTCAGCCTGTTCGGCGGCTTCGACAAGGTCGGCGTGCTGACCGGCATCCTGTTCGTCTTCACCGTGCTGCTGTCGTGCTTCTTCGACGCGATGGGCACGATCATGGGCATCGGCGACGAGGCCAAGCTGACCGACGCCGAGGGCCAGATGCCCGGCATCAACAAGGTCCTCTTCGTCGACGGCATCGCCGTCGCCGCGGGCGGCGCCAGCTCCTCCTCGGCCACCACCTGCTTCGTGGAGTCCACGGCGGGCGTCGGCGAGGGCGCGCGCACCGGCTTCGCCAACGTCGTCACCGGTCTGCTGTTCGCGGCGGCGCTCTTCCTGACCCCCGTCGCCACGATGGTGCCGTCCCAGGCGGCCACGCCCGCGCTGATCGCGGTGGGCTTCCTGATCCTGTCCCACTCGATCAAGGACATCGACTGGGCGGACTACACGATCGCCATCCCGGCCTTCGTGACGATGCTGATGATGCCGTTCACGTACTCCATCACCAACGGCATCGGAATGGGCTTCCTCACCTTCGTGGTGCTGCGCCTGGCCGCGGGCCGAGCCCGCGAGGTGCCGGTGGCGCTGTACGTCGTCGCGGCGGTGTTCGGCTTCTACTACCTGATGCCGGCGCTGGGCCTGACCTGA